aaaaaattatattaattatattaatttgatatttatttacagtgtgtgtatataatgaatgcagtgtgtgtgtatgaatgcagtgtgcagtgtgtgtgtatgaatgcagtgtgtgtgtatgagtgcagtgtgtgtgtatgaatgcagtgtgtgtgtatgagtgcagtgtgggtatgagtgcagtgtgtgtatgaatgcagtgtgtgtgtgtatgagtgcagtgtgtgtatgagtgcagtgtgtgtgtatgcagtgtgtgtatgaatgcagtgtgtgtatgaatgcagtgtgtgtgtgtatgagtgcagtgcgtgtgtatgagtgcagtgtgtgtatgaatgcagtgtgtgtatgaatgcagtgtgtgtgtgcgtgaatgcagtgtgtgtgtgtatgagtgcagtgtgtgtatgagtgcagtgtgtgtatgaatgcagtgtgtgtgtgtgaatgcagtgtgtgtgtgtatgagtgcagtgtgtgtgtgtatgaatgcagtgtgtctgtatgagtgcagtgtgtgtgtatgaatgcagtgtgtgtgtatgaatgcagtgtgtgtatatgagtaatACAACTTTATTTGACAAAAATAGATGCTGAAAAATTAGCTGATGCtaggtgaatatttttttttattttattattatttttttattattatttatatttatatattattattttattatttttttttcgtcccccctccctacttgatacatggccagggaggggggctggtaGAGAGCGTTTACCTCTCCTgcaactcctgtcagctcccttctcctccgcgccagtccggtcagctccctctgcaagtcccagtgtaagtcttcgcgagagccgcggggtcatagtgcggctctcgcgagacttacactgggagctgacaggggagctgacaggggagctgaccggaccggcgcagaggagaagggagctgacaggagctgcaggagaggtaagtgcttcctgccagcctccctcctacacagccccattgtctgtattatggcaatgcaaattgccataatacagacattgactcgagtataagtcgagttggggtttttcagcacaaaaaatgtgccgaaaaactcgacttatactcgagtatatacggtatatatatacggAATACAATTTAAtaggaataaaatctaaaaaagtttcaGAAttcagaaattaagaaatgtttatattctgttctgcatgacattttaactgtgatacataatactgttagcttttacctGCAATAACATACACATGTCCCATGAGTACAATGatgcccctcatgtacaggtgtcatggtgttttggaatgttatagggtcaaatatagggcttgcccatttcagtttttacacatatacATTTGCCAGATTaggttgctgggcctatgtttgAGACCGCGTGGCAGCCTGGGAACGAAAATTcaaaatgtccagtcttttctgtAGTCACTTTGTCACAAACCATGGCCAAatgtagtgttcatatttgtttatttcactCATGATATCATCTGCATTATACATTCTGCTCTAAAACACTGATATTTATGTTCAGGACTACAACAgtaccaccatgtacaggttttataggatTTTGGAAAGTAACAGGGCCACATATAAGGCTTACCAATTAAATTTTCTGTTATTTCTGCCTGGTTTGTCAGGTAGGTCCCCCaatgtataattaataaaataatataactgCTTTGTTACAAATGAGGGGCTAATTTACCTGACAGATGCTTGTCCGTACAGATCAATTTATGTCCCAAAAGCTTGGATCTGCACAAAGTAATGTTGGATGTTTCGGTTGCCTGTAGTCACATGACCATGGGGAACGTTTTTTACCATCCCTATTCCGGTAAACAGTAGTGCATAAAACATTGTATTTAATGCCAAACTGAATATGTTGTGTATGAGATCGTGTGCCTTCTGGACTACATTGGCAAGATAAATAATGATTTCTGGAAGAGATATCACAATTACAGATTACAAAGCAACATTGAACCCTAAGACACCACCAGTGGCGAGACATTTCTTTATGGTGGGTCACCCCTCTCATCAATATATAGACATTTACCATGTTCATATTCACCCTAGAGGAGGTGATAGGGACAATGAACTATTGCGCAAGGAGTCATTTTGGATATATTCCCTGGATATGCTAGCTCCTAGGGGTTTAAGTGAAATGAACTCCTTGGCATATTAATTATCTCAATGCTAAGCAAGTTGACATAACTTGAATTATGATAATATTTTTGTTCTGATTGGTAGATGCTATGTTTTTCTAATAATGTCTTTTTGATATCTCAATCTCGTTATTTGCATATGTTTAAATATGACTGCTACCTCATTACTCTGGAATTGTTTCTCGACATCGAAGCATCGCAGCAATACCATTAGAGTTGCTGGAACcgatcatgatcacttccagtGCTCTAATTCCCCGCAGACATAACAGGTACGTCCACGGTccataaggaccgttttttgtcggacgtacctgatacatccATGGTCACtaatgggttaaaggaccactccacaccccaaaagcacttcagcttgcttatTTTTataagaaatcagcacttttataaattaaccagtGGACCCCCCCGGCTGAGCTATTGGAAGTGGCAAGCATGCTCTACTTGAGTGTGTCTgcttccccctccctcacagacctcagaccagctcaACAGCTTCATCCCTGCACATGCGACCGGTTTGGTCCAATATACGTGCACTCAACATTCTGCATGTGCGTGCACAAGCCGACCAAGTCATGAGATGCCTCTGGTTATTTCCTTGTGAAGAGACTGAATGTgtcttcggggggggggggggggtggagggaggggaggggcttacaaaggctgcagtcataagaactgcagcttttgtaagctatATTAAATTTCTTCCTAATAAATGCATAcatgaaaatatgcatgtatatattcattgggggtatatctactaaactgtggggTTTTTTGGTGGTGGGTTTGGAAGTGTTGAGTGGTCCTTTAGGATAAAGTTCTTTTGGTGCATAGagtatcttttttttataattctttattttttcatcttggcAGGGAGACATAGACATGACATCGGAATACTGGGTGTTACATGTTCCCAGATGAACTATCATAATATATCGGTACAAAATGCTTACAGTAGATACATGCAAGACAATTTATATTGATATGAAACTCATATAGGCAAAGTTGTCTCTGTCCGCCAagggtttttcatttttataaacaTTAACTTTATAATAAGACATATTTGACAAGACTCGCTGGTTTAGTCTCTCGACAAAGCAAGCATCTCCAATAGGTTGCTGATATACCCAGGTTATTCACTATGTGCAGTACCCTGAACCTTGGCAGAATCGGGCCAATGCCTATTAGTATGTCTTGCAGCATATGTCAGCTCCTTGGAAGTAGGGTTTTTTCTAAACAAGAGAAGAGAAAGATAGATTtggaaaagaggagggggggggagcgaggtgggtccggggggggggagtgatgtgggatatctgtgttattaaataTTTCTCGTACAGTGCCGCGCTCTGGGGCAGCATGGGGCAGTGGGGTGTGGCGACTCTATAAAACTGCCATAGAGTATCTTTAATAGTCCTATGATGATGACTATCCATGATAATGGACAGTCCTCTGGTGATGGACTGTTCTTTGATCATTTATTTCTATGAGAAGCACCACTATGACTATTTACACTTCTAATGAAagctgtgttgagttattttatgAACAATTCCATAATATGAAGTGTATGTGGTGTGGAGACATTTCACCATAGTACTGTTATTCACTCGATTGTCATAATAAATATATGAAGTGTATGTGGTGTGGAGACATTTCGCCATAGTGCTGTTATTCACTCTATTGTCATAATATGTTTACccacaaaaaataatattcaCCAACTGTGACAGAAGGCATGAAAACCAACATGTTAAATATTGCATACTCCCTTGAATTCCTCCAAGAATTAGGCTTGGGAAAGGAAGAACCTGAGAGATGGctatagaacaaaatatataatataatgctgttatatatacacagtgataaaaaaaaattcagtataATCAACAAATGTACATAGAGATTGTACTCTTACGGTGGAACTCCTCGGGCCTATAACTAAAGTGTGCACGGCATGTTATTACACAGCAAGTTAATGGCACAGTAAAAAAAGGAAGATGTCCGCACACAATACATTTCGATTCCTCTGGGCTATCTCTCAGATGAGTCCATGTAGTggagttttatattatttatgtctgaaaatgtatatcttgaataaaaaaaaagggttttccTATCTCTAAATCAATACATCACTTTAGTATAGCTACAATCACTCATTGTATCTTCTCACGTCTTTGGCAGTTTGGGGTTCAGAAATTAGAAAActgaaaaaaggttttatttaaacaTTAATATTGCTTTTTCTATTCCAGACTGAgcagtgttacatttgaaatagaCATGTGGCACAGGGAATCCATCATGGCCGTACAGATAACACATCTTAAATTATTCACCCAACACAATAGACCTTGTagttttatagcatttttttgTGAGACTCACAAAACATAAAAGATGTAATCACAAGAACTTTAAATGTATAACAAAAGAAATTAAATTTCCGCAATGTCGATTCTTGCAAGAGCTTTCATAATATATGATTtgtgaatttattcatgatttaaTGAAAAATTTAACATAATAAAGTTCATAGTAATTCTCAAGGTATTCAACAAACTTTTCTAAATAAGGAAAGTTGTTTTACAGTGAACCTTCTATGCACAAATTATGACAAGTTAACTTTCAAATaggtatatatttaatatatgtattgtGCTGGTGAGAATAACAGCGAATGTATAGCTTAAAAGGCATGCTTACGTAAAAATGTACTTCCCCCAAGAAAGCAGCTGGCAAGGGACAGAGTAGCTGCATtgatgttgggcaaaagtaacatcccatggaagtacttggaaaccagagaatATCTGAACGTACCTTTCTTGGTTAAACACTTTGTATTATTATATGCTGTCTTTCCACCCCAAATAATGCAAATAGAATCCCATAATCCATAGCTTTTACTGGTATTGGTGTTCTTGCacgaatttaaaaaaatctttaacctgtgtatttgtaaaaaataaaataaaatgcatcacAATGCACcaattaaattttatatttttcatgaaAGCCACACTTGAAAATGATGACTGGTACTCTTATACTAGATATACAGTCAGGTGAAATTATAGACTTGAAATCATGCATTTATTGTATTTAGGACACTATttacttttcttcttttttttttccagggcaaaTTATGACATCAACATCAAAAGGAATCTTccgaccatttttatttatcagcATTGTGTTGATCTGTTTTATGGTATGTTTACTGATATATGTGAAACCCACAAACAACTGGATCTCTGGTCCCATTGAATCAGCTAATTCCGTCCTTAaaatgaaaagctttttttcatcTAAAAGGGATTATTACAATGATACCATCATACTTATTTGGGTTTGGCCTTTTGGACAGACCTTCGAACTCAAATCCTGCCAGGCTCTATTTAACATTCATGGATGCCATTTAACTACTGACCGTGCACTGTACAACAAATCTCACGCTGTCTTAATACACCACAGAGACATCAGCTGGGATCTGACAAACCTACCACAACAAACGAGGCCACCCTTCCAGAAATGGATCTGGATGAACTTAGAATCACCAACTCATACACCACAAAAAAGTGGAATTGAGCATTTATTCAACCTGACATTGACTTACAGACGTGATTCGGACATTCAAGTGCCTTATGGCTTCATGGTCGTAAGCACAAAACCTTTTGAGTTTGAAGTGCCAAGCAAAGATAAGCTGGTCTGTTGGGTTGTTAGTAACTGGAATCCAGAGCATGCTAGAGTAAAATATTATAACGAACTCAACAAATACCTTGAAATTCTAATATATGGTCAAGCATTTGGAGAATACTTAAACGACAAAAGCCTGATCCCTACCATCTCAACATGTAAATTTTACCTTTCCTTTGAAAATTCAATTCACAAAGATTACATTACAGAAAAACTGTACAATGCATTATTGGCTGGATCTGTGCCTGTTGTCCTCGGCCCTCCAAGAGAAAATTATGAGAATTATATACCAGCAGATTCCTTTATTCACGTGGAAGATTTTCTCTCTCCAAGAGAGTTGGCAGACCatcttttaatgctaaacaaagaCACAGAGCGCTATCTTAGCTACTTTAACTGGAGGCGGCACTTCACGGTGAATTTGTCGCATTTCTGGGAATCACACGCGTGCCTAGCATGTGACCACGTAAAAAGACATCAGGAATACAAATCCGTCAGTAATCTGGAGAAATGGTTCTGGAATTAAATCTTCATTTTGTTTCCTTGAGCACATTAAAAACAGTTACCCACTCTAAGATACACGCGTAGTGTTTCGTCTCACAGTTTACTGCTCTGTTGAATGCATTATTTAACATAACTTTGTCAGACCTAAAATTCTGTTTTCAGTATCAAAAAAAGCTTTCATTTCATGACATTCAACATGTGTGCACATGGAAAGATATTCTACAAATGAATTCAATTTTTCATGGATACATTTTGCTTATAATGTTTACATTCTGAGTGTTTCTGTACCCAGCATTTTGTACTCACCATCTGGTCGGCATAACTACAAACAATTATGATATCACATACagtaatttaatgttttttttgttgttgttttgtttttgtaatttatgtaagAACATTGCTTAATGTAGATGTTGCATCACAAGGGTGAGAAATAAGAGAAACTTTCAATCCTGATCAGGTTCTTAGATCAATTTGACAATTTCAAAGAATGAATGAATATTAATGGGAAGGACTACTAAACCTGAAAAACTTAAGCCATCTTCTCGCCCTAAAAACATCTCACAATGTGTTTTCACTTTTAGAAGTCTCACTGCTTCGATCATATTGATCAAACATCGATTTTTATTAGTCTtgcttgtgtctgtgtattaaaccatatttgttttatttgtgatttaaAGAATGATTGGatgatctttatttttattataaagacTTAATAGCAGCCATGTAATCCTTGTGTTAATTCAAAAGTGGAATTTTCAACAACATTTTgttaataattttaaaagaatTTATATCACCTGAAAATTGCAAATCTATAGTCgatatatatatagagctctTGTTATGGGTAGATTAAAGTCAACCTAAAGGCACATATTTCCTATGTGATTACAACGTAACAGGCCTCTTGTTTCTATATCGTATGAAGTGAGCTAGATAATGTATAAAACACTGCAGCTGCCGAAAGGGTATTTAGTAATAATACAGCAAAGGAATGGACAAGCAAGTTTTGCGTGGGGTCCTCAATTTACTGAGGcaccaaaattattattattttttttttttatggttagaTTGAATTATTCAGGCTGTTACTAGGATGAGCAATTTAAAAAATggagtatatttttatatatttttcaggtGTCAGAGTTAGTTCAGAccattacattaaaaaataaatctataatatTAAAGTCACTAAACAGCAAATCTTGGTGACGTGAAAAACTACTTGAAAAGTTACCGGGGCTCTTTGGCCCCACTTCAACCCCATAACAAAAACTTCAGCTCGTGATGTCATTATGGGCGAAGTAAGAGTAACAATAAGGTGTCCTTACGCAGTCCATGGGACCCATGGGTTAGGCAGGGGCTCTTTAACCATGCGTTTGCTTGGTCCAATTCACCATCACTAGATGAAGAATGAAGGAAGGCTCCAAACCCTTTAACTGCCTTGGGGAAGTTGGGATCCTAATCCTTCTGATTATGGGGGTTGACCCTGGGCACCttcttaccttgcagagttaCAATGTTTTGGAACGATTTGACAATATCCtcagctgtctgcctgtgttgctTCCCCGCTCTTCCTTACAACCGCTGCACTGATCAGGAAGGTTTGGGTCA
This region of Pelobates fuscus isolate aPelFus1 chromosome 2, aPelFus1.pri, whole genome shotgun sequence genomic DNA includes:
- the FUT9 gene encoding 4-galactosyl-N-acetylglucosaminide 3-alpha-L-fucosyltransferase 9 encodes the protein MTSTSKGIFRPFLFISIVLICFMVCLLIYVKPTNNWISGPIESANSVLKMKSFFSSKRDYYNDTIILIWVWPFGQTFELKSCQALFNIHGCHLTTDRALYNKSHAVLIHHRDISWDLTNLPQQTRPPFQKWIWMNLESPTHTPQKSGIEHLFNLTLTYRRDSDIQVPYGFMVVSTKPFEFEVPSKDKLVCWVVSNWNPEHARVKYYNELNKYLEILIYGQAFGEYLNDKSLIPTISTCKFYLSFENSIHKDYITEKLYNALLAGSVPVVLGPPRENYENYIPADSFIHVEDFLSPRELADHLLMLNKDTERYLSYFNWRRHFTVNLSHFWESHACLACDHVKRHQEYKSVSNLEKWFWN